The stretch of DNA TTTGATCTGGCATGCACTTATCTCTGGCTTCTGTGAGTTCCGCCTAGCATAAAGCAAATCATTTTTCAACCTCCTTTACTGTGAACACGCCCTAATAACATCGTTTTGAGAAAAAATAATGAAAATTGGAACAAGGCTTATTCTGGGATTTGCTGTGTGCTTACTGTTTATCGTGATGATCGGCGCTGGTGGACTCTACGAAATAAAAAAACTCGCTGACAAGAGCGACAAGATTGTAGAAGTTGACGCTAACATTGTTGAATATTCCCAACGTATGCGCGCTAACATCAACATGATGCGGCGGTATGAAAAGGACGCCTTTATAGCAATCCCTGACTTAGCTAAAGTCGACGAATACGTCAAGAAATGGAATGAGGTCAGAAACTATTCAAACATGCTCATGGAATCCCTGGCAAAACTTGAGGATGATCAGAATGATCAAGAGCTTCTGGCATCCATTAAAAAAGATCTTTCATTTTATGAAATCGGATTCAATACGGTCATAGAAAAGATCAAAAGCGGGGCTATCACGGATACTCGTGATGCCAACAAAGTCATTACCGAATATAAGAATGCGACCCACAAAGCTGAGTCCAGCATCGCTGAGTATGCCGCAGTTCAGGATAAGGTTATGGAAAGGGTCAAAAAAAAGGTCGATGATGATGCGAAAAAATCAATAACTATGGCCATCACAATCATCATCCTTTCCTTTATCGTTGTTCTGATTATGGTCAACATTATTATCCGTTCCATCAAGCGTCCCCTGACCAAGATCGAAGAACTGGTGAACGATATCGCCCAAGGCGAAGGTGATCTAAGCAAACTCCTTACCTACAACGGGAAAGATGAACTTGGGTCGATCTGCGGTGGCTTTAATCTGTTCATAGAAAAACTTCGTAACATCATTAGCCAGATATCGAACACTTCCAGTCAGGTTTCATCTGCATCAATCCGATTAAACGCAACTGCTGAACAGATCGCTACCGGTGCCGAAGAGGTTGCAGCCCAGGCTGGTACCGTTGCAACTGCCGGAGAAGAGATGGCAGCCACCTCGGGTAACATTGCCAAGAACTGCCAAATGGTGGCCGAAGGTGCCCAGAGGGCATCCCATACGGCACAAAATGGCGTTAAGGTCGTTGAAAAAACTATAAAGGTAATGGGACAGATTGCTGAAAAAGTACAAGAATCGGCTAAGACGGTTGAAAGCCTTGGAGAACGCTCCGCTCAGATCGGTGCCATCATAGGCACTATTAAAGACATCGCCGATCAAACCAACCTATTGGCACTCAATGCAGCTATTGAGGCCGCACGCGCCGGTGAGCAGGGTCGTGGTTTTGCCGTTGTAGCCGACGAGGTTCGTGCCCTTGCGGAGCGTACCACCCGAGCTACCCGTGAAATCGGTGAGATGATAAAAGCCATACAGAACGAAACAAAGTGGGCAGTTGCTGCGATGGGACAAGGAGTCCTCCAGGTTGCCGCCGGTACCATGGAATCCGAAAAATCAGGACAGGCGCTCCAAGAAATCCTTGCTCAAGTAAACGATGTTGCTATGCAGATTAACCAGATTGCCACTGCTGCGGAGCAACAGACCGCAACAACCGGAGAGATTTCAAACAACATGCACCAGATAACCAAAGTCGTGCAACAAACTTCCCATGGCGCACACGAATCTGCGAC from Gammaproteobacteria bacterium encodes:
- a CDS encoding methyl-accepting chemotaxis protein; protein product: MKIGTRLILGFAVCLLFIVMIGAGGLYEIKKLADKSDKIVEVDANIVEYSQRMRANINMMRRYEKDAFIAIPDLAKVDEYVKKWNEVRNYSNMLMESLAKLEDDQNDQELLASIKKDLSFYEIGFNTVIEKIKSGAITDTRDANKVITEYKNATHKAESSIAEYAAVQDKVMERVKKKVDDDAKKSITMAITIIILSFIVVLIMVNIIIRSIKRPLTKIEELVNDIAQGEGDLSKLLTYNGKDELGSICGGFNLFIEKLRNIISQISNTSSQVSSASIRLNATAEQIATGAEEVAAQAGTVATAGEEMAATSGNIAKNCQMVAEGAQRASHTAQNGVKVVEKTIKVMGQIAEKVQESAKTVESLGERSAQIGAIIGTIKDIADQTNLLALNAAIEAARAGEQGRGFAVVADEVRALAERTTRATREIGEMIKAIQNETKWAVAAMGQGVLQVAAGTMESEKSGQALQEILAQVNDVAMQINQIATAAEQQTATTGEISNNMHQITKVVQQTSHGAHESATAASQLNGNAEELQRLVNQFKL